The bacterium genome includes a region encoding these proteins:
- a CDS encoding cobalamin-dependent protein (Presence of a B(12) (cobalamin)-binding domain implies dependence on cobalamin itself, in one of its several forms, or in some unusual lineages, dependence on a cobalamin-like analog.): protein MPELILWNSVAGRRRSPGDTFLENGLALLETALSRDGYAVEVVDWARGGLWESFTPKPLARLSHTLAERLVAQPGAAAPGRLARKLYGNAFFLLQESVARTQRRRQRRMLRELALRVRDSGCRVLGIKTWYGEAFTAARSLAAMLRQLAPGVLIVAGGPHASIYREAILEDGLFDLVVAGSGEKPLARLLGLARKSDSRGSLLAALAEPLARGELGNSMLRVDGRICTAPAVPDTAEDKIIPVYSTDTRGKTMIHVLVDSLGCPWGKCSFCVHSRIYPQHSLRPADQVVREIEYQIGHGIGIFRFAGSSTTLELAEDIAARLLERGLSVIFSMFARAETGAADPAVRARVVEAYRVLTRAGLRAVFLGAESGSDKANAAVMNKGARREDLIATVSAMREAARAEGVHLDIGLSLIYPAPTRGKFSLQELAADDLSLVEACGPDSVLVSPPAPFPGADWFEQRQSYGFELADSFVRDMLEYDYVLYKPPSMWPDVGLRLEGRGLRSILAECQGLRAELEKRGIITEVTDEHFLMLRAAGFEGAAGAAAFKRAALIGLLSCDYRWMDGLQDKVNRVSREIAARNAERSTVSN, encoded by the coding sequence ATGCCTGAACTCATCCTCTGGAATTCGGTGGCCGGGCGGCGGCGCTCGCCGGGCGACACGTTCCTCGAAAACGGGCTGGCCCTGCTCGAGACCGCACTGAGCCGGGACGGCTACGCGGTTGAGGTGGTGGACTGGGCGCGCGGCGGGCTGTGGGAGAGTTTCACCCCCAAGCCCCTGGCCCGTCTGAGCCACACCCTGGCCGAAAGGCTGGTGGCGCAGCCGGGAGCCGCCGCGCCGGGACGGCTCGCCCGCAAGCTCTACGGCAACGCTTTCTTCCTGCTGCAGGAGAGTGTCGCCCGCACCCAGCGGCGACGCCAGAGGCGCATGCTGCGAGAGCTGGCCCTGCGGGTGCGCGACTCGGGCTGCCGGGTCCTGGGGATCAAGACCTGGTACGGCGAGGCTTTCACCGCGGCGCGCAGCCTGGCCGCCATGCTGCGCCAGCTCGCCCCCGGGGTGCTGATCGTGGCCGGCGGCCCGCACGCCTCGATCTACCGCGAGGCGATCCTGGAGGATGGGCTGTTCGACCTGGTGGTGGCCGGCAGCGGCGAGAAGCCCCTGGCCCGCCTGCTCGGACTGGCCCGCAAATCTGACAGCCGCGGAAGCCTCCTCGCCGCCCTGGCCGAGCCACTGGCGCGCGGCGAGCTGGGCAACTCCATGCTGCGCGTGGACGGCCGTATCTGCACCGCTCCCGCCGTGCCCGACACGGCCGAGGACAAGATCATCCCGGTGTATTCCACCGACACGCGCGGCAAAACGATGATACACGTGCTGGTCGACTCCCTGGGCTGCCCCTGGGGCAAATGCAGTTTCTGCGTGCATTCGCGCATCTACCCCCAGCATTCCCTGCGCCCTGCGGACCAGGTGGTGCGGGAGATAGAATACCAAATCGGGCATGGGATCGGCATCTTCCGTTTCGCCGGCTCCTCCACCACACTGGAGCTGGCCGAGGACATCGCCGCACGGCTCCTGGAGCGCGGCCTGAGCGTGATATTCTCGATGTTCGCCCGGGCCGAAACCGGCGCGGCCGACCCGGCCGTGCGAGCACGGGTGGTGGAAGCGTACCGGGTGCTGACCCGCGCCGGCCTGCGCGCCGTGTTCCTGGGGGCCGAGTCCGGCTCGGACAAGGCCAACGCCGCGGTGATGAACAAGGGCGCCCGGCGCGAGGACCTGATCGCAACCGTGAGCGCCATGCGCGAGGCAGCCCGCGCCGAGGGCGTGCACCTGGACATCGGCCTGTCGCTGATCTACCCTGCGCCCACCCGCGGTAAGTTCAGTCTCCAGGAGCTGGCCGCGGATGACCTGTCGCTGGTCGAGGCCTGCGGCCCCGACTCGGTGCTGGTCAGCCCGCCCGCGCCGTTCCCCGGCGCCGACTGGTTCGAGCAGCGCCAGAGCTACGGTTTCGAGCTGGCCGATAGTTTCGTGCGGGACATGCTGGAGTACGACTATGTCCTGTACAAGCCGCCCTCGATGTGGCCGGATGTGGGCCTGCGCCTGGAGGGCCGCGGCCTGCGCAGCATCCTGGCCGAGTGCCAGGGCCTGCGAGCGGAGCTGGAGAAACGGGGGATTATCACCGAGGTCACGGACGAGCATTTTCTGATGCTGCGGGCCGCCGGGTTCGAGGGAGCCGCCGGGGCCGCCGCTTTCAAGCGCGCCGCCCTGATCGGCCTGCTCTCCTGCGACTACCGCTGGATGGACGGGCTGCAAGACAAGGTCAACCGGGTCAGCCGAGAAATCGCCGCGCGCAACGCCGAACGGAGCACAGTGTCCAACTGA
- a CDS encoding class I SAM-dependent methyltransferase — MKRVPENGAMDDPREVESYDQLSRQHLGLVERKFIQRLLSLLKSKRRPLVLDVGAGPGNIPLELARRREDARLVAVDLSSGMLRLAREKFRGQGLTGQFRV; from the coding sequence ATGAAGAGGGTCCCCGAAAACGGAGCCATGGATGACCCCCGCGAGGTGGAATCCTACGACCAGCTCTCCAGGCAGCACCTGGGCCTGGTGGAGCGCAAGTTCATCCAGCGCCTGCTGTCTCTTCTGAAAAGCAAGAGAAGGCCCCTCGTGCTGGATGTGGGCGCCGGGCCGGGCAATATCCCCCTCGAGCTGGCACGACGCCGCGAGGACGCCCGCCTGGTGGCGGTGGACCTGTCCTCCGGCATGCTGCGCCTGGCACGCGAGAAATTCCGCGGCCAGGGCCTGACCGGCCAGTTCCGGGT